One genomic region from Argentina anserina chromosome 2, drPotAnse1.1, whole genome shotgun sequence encodes:
- the LOC126784501 gene encoding probable calcium-binding protein CML44: protein MSPLSSNDLERIFEKLDKNGDGQVSLEELNWLLERIGVQFSLQELESLVGKPCLDFDEFLVFYKSISTPHSNDGTDGHGDGSAGDLHEDDDSDLVKAFNVFDMNGDGYISCQELESVLRRLGVMEENSSRDCRTMIHVYDTNLDGLLDFQEFKHMMLHSTSS, encoded by the coding sequence ATGTCTCCCCTGAGCAGCAATGATCTAGAGCGAATTTTCGAGAAGCTTGACAAGAACGGAGACGGGCAGGTGAGTCTGGAGGAGCTCAACTGGCTTCTCGAGAGAATCGGGGTCCAGTTCAGCTTGCAGGAGCTCGAGTCCCTGGTTGGCAAACCGTGCCTCGACTTTGATGAGTTCTTGGTCTTCTACAAGTCCATATCTACGCCGCATAGTAATGACGGCACCGATGGCCATGGAGATGGTAGTGCCGGTGATCttcatgaagatgatgatagtgATCTTGTGAAGGCGTTCAATGTTTTCGATATGAACGGCGATGGCTATATTTCTTGTCAGGAGCTCGAGAGTGTTTTGAGAAGACTGGGAGTTATGGAAGAAAATAGCAGCCGTGACTGCAGAACTATGATTCACGTGTACGACACCAATTTGGACGGGCTGCTTGATTTCCAGGAATTCAAACACATGATGTTGCATAGTACCAGTTCTTAA
- the LOC126783217 gene encoding UDP-sugar pyrophosphorylase isoform X1 gives MASVLTQNLAVDGGFAAAVPNLLRNLHLLSAEQVELAKVLVEMGQTHLFEHWADPGVDDEEKKAFFDQVTRLNSSYPGGLASYIRTARQLLADSKAGKNPFDGFTPSVPTGETLNLGDDSFMSFEETGVKEVRKAAFVLVAGGLGERLGYNGIKVALPRETTTGTCFLHHYIETILALQDASCKLAEGECQTKIPLVIMTSDDTHSRTVELLESNSYFGMEPNQVKLLKQEKVACLDDNDARLAVDPRNKYRIQTKPHGHGDVHSLLYSSGLLNEWHCAGLRWVLFFQDTNGLLFNAIPASLGVSATRQYHVNSLAVPRKAKEAIGGITRLTHADGRSMVINVEYNQLDPLLRATGFPDGDVNCETGYSPFPGNINQLILELGSYIEELTKTGGAIQEFVNPKYKDTSKTSFKSSTRLECMMQDYPKTLPPSARVGFTVMEPWLAYAPVKNNPEDAAKVPKGNPYHSATSGEMFIYRANSLILRKAGVQVADPVQQVFNGQEVEVWPRITWKPKWAVTFKEVKNKVSGNSSISQRSTLVIKGCKIFVKDLSLDGALVINVADDKEVQVEGSVQNKGWILENVDYKDTSVPEELGIRGFRINKIEQQEMN, from the exons ATGGCTTCCGTGCTCACCCAGAATCTCGCCGTCGACGGCGGTTTCGCGGCGGCGGTGCCCAATCTCCTGAGAAACCTCCACCTCCTCTCCGCGGAACAGGTGGAGCTGGCGAAGGTGCTGGTGGAGATGGGGCAGACTCATTTGTTCGAGCATTGGGCCGACCCCGGCGTCGATGATGAGGAAAAGAAAGCTTTTTTCGATCAG GTGACTCGGCTCAATTCGAGCTATCCGGGTGGTTTGGCATCCTATATCAGAACTGCTAGACAACTATTAGCGGATTCAAAAGCCGGAAAGAATCCATTTGATGGATTTACACCTTCT GTTCCAACAGGTGAAACCTTGAATCTTGGTGATGATAGCTTTATGAGTTTTGAGGAGACTGGTGTCAAAGAAGTTCGGAAAGCTGCATTTGTTCTTGTTGCTGGTGGACTTGGGGAACGTCTGGGATACAATGGAATCAAG GTGGCTCTTCCTAGAGAGACGACCACAGGAACATGTTTCTTACATCATTATATTGAGACAATATTGGCTCTTCAAGATGCTAGCTGTAAGCTCGCAGAAG GTGAATGCCAAACAAAAATTCCTTTGGTTATAATGACATCAGATGACACACATTCTCGTACAGTAGAGCTTTTAGAGTCAAATTCTTATTTTGGTATGGAACCTAATCAAGTAAAGCTtctaaagcag GAAAAGGTTGCGTGCCTAGATGATAATGATGCAAGGCTTGCAGTAGACCCACGTAACAAGTACAGGATTCAG ACCAAACCTCATGGGCATGGTGATGTGCATTCACTACTCTACTCTAGTGGCCTCCTCAATGAATG GCATTGTGCTGGTTTAAGATGGGTTCTGTTCTTTCAAGATACAAATGGACTTCTGTTCAAT GCAATACCAGCATCATTGGGTGTTAGTGCTACAAGACAGTACCATGTTAACTCCCTAGCTGTTCCacgcaaagcaaaagaagcaaTTGGAGGAATTACCCGGCTTACTCATGCTGATG GGAGATCAATGGTGATCAATGTAGAGTACAACCAGCTTGATCCACTACTTAGAGCAACTGGATTTCCTGACGGTGATGTCAACTGTGAGACCGGCTATTCTCCATTTCCTGGGAATATCAACCAA TTAATCTTGGAACTTGGTTCCTACATTGAAGAGCTCACGAAAACAGGAGGTGCCATACAGGAGTTTGTTAACCCAAA ATACAAAGATACTAGTAAGACTTCATTTAAGTCCTCCACCCGCTTAGAGTGTATGATGCAAGACTACCCAAAAACTTTGCCTCCATCTGCTAGGGTGGGATTTACG GTAATGGAACCATGGCTTGCTTATGCACCTGTGAAAAACAACCCCGAGGATGCTGCTAAG GTACCAAAGGGAAATCCATATCATAGTGCAACTTCTGGAGAAATGTTCATTTATCGTGCAAATAGTCTCATTCTCAGAAAG GCTGGAGTCCAAGTAGCTGATCCAGTACAACAGGTGTTTAACGGTCAAGAGGTTGAAGTGTGGCCTCGTATCACATGGAAACCAAAATGGGCAGTCACTTTTAAAGAAGTAAAGAACAAAGTCAGTGGAAATAGCTCAATTTCGCAGAGGTCTACATTGGTTATCAAAGGCTGTAAAATCTTTGTCAAGGATCTCTCTTTGGATGGGGCTCTTGTTATCAATGTTGCTGATGATAAAGAG GTTCAAGTGGAAGGTTCGGTACAAAATAAGGGCTGGATCCTTGAAAATGTTGATTACAAAGATACTTCAGTACCTGAGGAACTGGGGATAAGAGGTTTCAGAATTAACAAGATTGAACAGCAGGAGATGAACTGA
- the LOC126783217 gene encoding UDP-sugar pyrophosphorylase isoform X2 translates to MASVLTQNLAVDGGFAAAVPNLLRNLHLLSAEQVELAKVLVEMGQTHLFEHWADPGVDDEEKKAFFDQVTRLNSSYPGGLASYIRTARQLLADSKAGKNPFDGFTPSVPTGETLNLGDDSFMSFEETGVKEVRKAAFVLVAGGLGERLGYNGIKVALPRETTTGTCFLHHYIETILALQDASCECQTKIPLVIMTSDDTHSRTVELLESNSYFGMEPNQVKLLKQEKVACLDDNDARLAVDPRNKYRIQTKPHGHGDVHSLLYSSGLLNEWHCAGLRWVLFFQDTNGLLFNAIPASLGVSATRQYHVNSLAVPRKAKEAIGGITRLTHADGRSMVINVEYNQLDPLLRATGFPDGDVNCETGYSPFPGNINQLILELGSYIEELTKTGGAIQEFVNPKYKDTSKTSFKSSTRLECMMQDYPKTLPPSARVGFTVMEPWLAYAPVKNNPEDAAKVPKGNPYHSATSGEMFIYRANSLILRKAGVQVADPVQQVFNGQEVEVWPRITWKPKWAVTFKEVKNKVSGNSSISQRSTLVIKGCKIFVKDLSLDGALVINVADDKEVQVEGSVQNKGWILENVDYKDTSVPEELGIRGFRINKIEQQEMN, encoded by the exons ATGGCTTCCGTGCTCACCCAGAATCTCGCCGTCGACGGCGGTTTCGCGGCGGCGGTGCCCAATCTCCTGAGAAACCTCCACCTCCTCTCCGCGGAACAGGTGGAGCTGGCGAAGGTGCTGGTGGAGATGGGGCAGACTCATTTGTTCGAGCATTGGGCCGACCCCGGCGTCGATGATGAGGAAAAGAAAGCTTTTTTCGATCAG GTGACTCGGCTCAATTCGAGCTATCCGGGTGGTTTGGCATCCTATATCAGAACTGCTAGACAACTATTAGCGGATTCAAAAGCCGGAAAGAATCCATTTGATGGATTTACACCTTCT GTTCCAACAGGTGAAACCTTGAATCTTGGTGATGATAGCTTTATGAGTTTTGAGGAGACTGGTGTCAAAGAAGTTCGGAAAGCTGCATTTGTTCTTGTTGCTGGTGGACTTGGGGAACGTCTGGGATACAATGGAATCAAG GTGGCTCTTCCTAGAGAGACGACCACAGGAACATGTTTCTTACATCATTATATTGAGACAATATTGGCTCTTCAAGATGCTAGCT GTGAATGCCAAACAAAAATTCCTTTGGTTATAATGACATCAGATGACACACATTCTCGTACAGTAGAGCTTTTAGAGTCAAATTCTTATTTTGGTATGGAACCTAATCAAGTAAAGCTtctaaagcag GAAAAGGTTGCGTGCCTAGATGATAATGATGCAAGGCTTGCAGTAGACCCACGTAACAAGTACAGGATTCAG ACCAAACCTCATGGGCATGGTGATGTGCATTCACTACTCTACTCTAGTGGCCTCCTCAATGAATG GCATTGTGCTGGTTTAAGATGGGTTCTGTTCTTTCAAGATACAAATGGACTTCTGTTCAAT GCAATACCAGCATCATTGGGTGTTAGTGCTACAAGACAGTACCATGTTAACTCCCTAGCTGTTCCacgcaaagcaaaagaagcaaTTGGAGGAATTACCCGGCTTACTCATGCTGATG GGAGATCAATGGTGATCAATGTAGAGTACAACCAGCTTGATCCACTACTTAGAGCAACTGGATTTCCTGACGGTGATGTCAACTGTGAGACCGGCTATTCTCCATTTCCTGGGAATATCAACCAA TTAATCTTGGAACTTGGTTCCTACATTGAAGAGCTCACGAAAACAGGAGGTGCCATACAGGAGTTTGTTAACCCAAA ATACAAAGATACTAGTAAGACTTCATTTAAGTCCTCCACCCGCTTAGAGTGTATGATGCAAGACTACCCAAAAACTTTGCCTCCATCTGCTAGGGTGGGATTTACG GTAATGGAACCATGGCTTGCTTATGCACCTGTGAAAAACAACCCCGAGGATGCTGCTAAG GTACCAAAGGGAAATCCATATCATAGTGCAACTTCTGGAGAAATGTTCATTTATCGTGCAAATAGTCTCATTCTCAGAAAG GCTGGAGTCCAAGTAGCTGATCCAGTACAACAGGTGTTTAACGGTCAAGAGGTTGAAGTGTGGCCTCGTATCACATGGAAACCAAAATGGGCAGTCACTTTTAAAGAAGTAAAGAACAAAGTCAGTGGAAATAGCTCAATTTCGCAGAGGTCTACATTGGTTATCAAAGGCTGTAAAATCTTTGTCAAGGATCTCTCTTTGGATGGGGCTCTTGTTATCAATGTTGCTGATGATAAAGAG GTTCAAGTGGAAGGTTCGGTACAAAATAAGGGCTGGATCCTTGAAAATGTTGATTACAAAGATACTTCAGTACCTGAGGAACTGGGGATAAGAGGTTTCAGAATTAACAAGATTGAACAGCAGGAGATGAACTGA